A single window of Flavobacterium aestivum DNA harbors:
- a CDS encoding phospholipase D-like domain-containing protein, which produces MNTESINTIESLSLVHSGEDYFSRLEHIITDSKVEIHIQMYILDEDEIGNKIIAALKEAALRNVKIYIVLDAFGSFSFSSKTIEELREIGINIRFFSPMFSANSIYIGRRLHNKVIVSDAKTALIGGINIANKYKGAEIELPWLDFAVELKGDLAALQNFSRAVYFKKERKKMPKVLIPKGGYVAFLQNDWLKRKNEIAAAYIKSIQNAEKEIIIVGSYFLPGRKIVKALEIASKNKVQIKLILSGISDVSLVRRATCYLYAKLLRYNMELYEWNQSVLHGKAMVIDGKWTTIGSFNLNNLSSYASIELNVEIFSGKFSREFQSQLNNIISQSQKITPETLKLKDSLFSKLINWLSYRLSRTIEIIITYLPYHRFDSL; this is translated from the coding sequence ATGAATACTGAATCAATTAATACTATAGAAAGTTTAAGTCTTGTCCATAGTGGGGAAGATTATTTTTCGCGCTTGGAGCACATTATTACTGATTCTAAAGTAGAAATTCATATTCAGATGTATATTTTGGATGAAGATGAGATAGGAAATAAAATTATAGCTGCATTGAAAGAAGCTGCATTGCGCAATGTCAAAATATATATAGTATTAGATGCTTTTGGATCGTTTTCGTTCTCTTCAAAAACAATAGAAGAACTGAGGGAAATTGGTATTAACATTCGGTTTTTTTCACCCATGTTTTCAGCGAATTCTATTTATATTGGCAGAAGATTGCATAATAAAGTAATTGTTTCGGATGCTAAAACGGCACTAATAGGAGGTATTAATATTGCCAATAAATACAAGGGAGCCGAAATTGAATTGCCTTGGCTGGATTTTGCAGTAGAGCTAAAAGGAGATTTAGCGGCATTACAAAATTTTTCCAGAGCAGTTTATTTTAAAAAGGAACGGAAAAAAATGCCCAAAGTTTTGATCCCAAAAGGCGGATATGTTGCTTTCCTTCAAAACGATTGGTTGAAAAGGAAAAATGAAATAGCTGCTGCGTATATAAAATCGATTCAAAATGCCGAAAAAGAAATTATTATAGTGGGGAGTTATTTTTTGCCAGGCAGAAAAATAGTTAAAGCTTTGGAAATAGCTTCTAAAAATAAAGTGCAGATTAAATTGATTTTATCGGGAATATCAGATGTTTCATTAGTTCGGCGGGCTACATGCTATTTGTATGCTAAACTTCTTCGATACAATATGGAGTTGTATGAATGGAATCAATCTGTTTTACACGGAAAAGCAATGGTAATAGATGGTAAATGGACAACGATTGGTTCTTTTAATCTCAATAATTTAAGTTCTTACGCAAGTATTGAACTGAATGTAGAGATTTTTTCGGGAAAGTTTTCCAGAGAATTTCAATCGCAGCTCAACAATATTATTTCGCAGTCTCAAAAAATAACTCCCGAAACCCTTAAACTAAAGGATAGTTTATTTTCAAAACTGATTAACTGGTTGTCATATCGACTGTCAAGAACAATCGAAATTATAATTACTTATTTGCCCTATCATAGATTCGATAGTTTATAA
- a CDS encoding site-2 protease family protein: protein MKGLFKLGTIAGIGIFIHWTFTLLIAFIIFINYRNGQNSIQIAWSVLFILCIFITVLLHELGHALTAKRYNIKTKDITLLPIGGIARLERLPENPLEELVVAIAGPLVNFALAFITLFFIEIPKDTEELLVLMSSGINANNFFFNFYIVNLTLGVFNLIPAFPMDGGRVLRALLSFRMNRNTATQIAARVGQFIALCFILIGIVTNPILILIGLFVIFSAQIETESVEFKNLLKGYTVRDVVMKEYQTIEADDTIKKAIAILLESEHRKFLVTQNNKLVGTLNKNQIIRALSEKGEEEYIYNVMDRSLVYIDINTQLEKVIEQLYEKKGSVLIVNENNQLAGILDADNLSEFILINSIKAKQNHANEY from the coding sequence ATGAAAGGTCTTTTTAAACTTGGAACCATTGCGGGTATTGGTATATTTATACACTGGACATTTACCCTACTTATCGCGTTTATTATTTTTATAAATTATAGGAATGGGCAAAATTCTATACAAATTGCATGGTCAGTATTATTCATTTTATGCATTTTTATTACCGTTCTATTGCATGAATTGGGGCATGCTTTAACCGCAAAAAGATACAATATAAAGACTAAAGACATTACGCTTTTACCCATTGGGGGAATTGCCCGTTTGGAGCGATTGCCAGAAAATCCATTAGAAGAGTTAGTAGTTGCAATTGCTGGGCCTTTAGTAAATTTTGCATTGGCATTTATAACTTTATTTTTTATTGAGATTCCAAAAGACACAGAGGAATTATTGGTTTTGATGTCTAGTGGTATCAATGCTAATAATTTTTTCTTTAATTTCTACATTGTAAACCTCACATTGGGCGTTTTTAATTTAATTCCCGCTTTTCCAATGGATGGCGGACGGGTATTGAGAGCGCTGCTGTCTTTTAGAATGAATCGAAATACAGCGACTCAAATTGCAGCTCGGGTAGGCCAGTTTATAGCACTATGCTTTATTTTGATCGGAATTGTTACTAATCCAATTTTAATTCTCATTGGTTTATTTGTCATTTTTTCGGCTCAAATTGAAACAGAATCGGTTGAGTTCAAAAATTTACTTAAAGGATATACAGTAAGAGATGTGGTCATGAAAGAGTATCAAACTATCGAGGCAGATGATACAATAAAAAAAGCAATAGCCATACTTCTGGAAAGTGAGCACAGAAAGTTTCTGGTGACTCAGAATAATAAGCTCGTAGGAACATTAAACAAAAATCAGATTATTAGAGCCCTTTCTGAAAAAGGAGAGGAGGAGTATATTTATAATGTGATGGATAGAAGTTTAGTTTACATTGATATAAATACCCAGTTAGAAAAAGTAATAGAGCAATTGTATGAAAAAAAAGGTAGCGTTTTAATAGTCAATGAAAACAACCAACTTGCAGGGATTTTAGATGCAGATAATCTTTCTGAATTTATATTGATAAATTCTATAAAGGCAAAACAAAATCATGCTAATGAATACTGA
- a CDS encoding J domain-containing protein: MAFIDYYKILGVDKSASDADIKKAYRKLARKYHPDLNPNDKEAEKKFKELNEANEVLGNPENRKKYDQYGENWQHSEEYEKARQQQQQYQSRGQSGNFGGGFGGAGDYSDFFESMFGGGARRDSRRNSVFKGQDLNAELHLDLKEVYTTHKRTLTINGKTIRLTIPAGVENGQIIKISGQGGEGVNGGPNGDLYITFSIENQTNFKLDKHNLYSTVEIDLYTAVLGGEITANTFDGKVKLTVKAGTQNGTKVKLKGKGFPIYKKEGEFGDLYISYQVMIPTDLTEREKELFMELSKLRKI; this comes from the coding sequence ATGGCATTTATAGATTATTATAAAATATTAGGAGTTGATAAAAGTGCATCGGATGCAGATATCAAAAAGGCATACCGAAAATTGGCACGTAAATATCATCCTGATTTAAATCCTAACGATAAAGAAGCTGAAAAGAAATTCAAAGAACTCAATGAAGCCAATGAGGTTTTGGGGAATCCTGAGAATCGTAAAAAGTATGACCAGTATGGTGAAAACTGGCAGCATAGTGAGGAATACGAAAAAGCAAGACAACAACAGCAACAATACCAAAGCAGAGGACAATCAGGTAATTTTGGTGGAGGTTTTGGTGGTGCTGGAGATTATTCAGATTTTTTTGAGTCCATGTTTGGTGGGGGAGCGCGAAGAGATAGCCGTAGGAATTCTGTTTTTAAAGGACAGGATTTGAATGCCGAATTGCATCTTGACTTAAAAGAAGTCTATACCACACACAAACGGACTCTGACAATAAATGGTAAAACTATTCGATTGACCATTCCTGCAGGTGTAGAAAATGGTCAAATCATAAAAATAAGCGGGCAAGGAGGCGAAGGCGTTAACGGTGGACCCAATGGGGATTTGTATATTACTTTTAGCATAGAGAATCAGACTAATTTTAAACTTGATAAGCACAATTTATATTCCACCGTTGAAATAGATTTATATACAGCCGTTTTAGGCGGAGAAATAACTGCCAATACATTTGACGGAAAAGTAAAACTGACAGTGAAAGCAGGAACCCAAAATGGTACCAAAGTAAAACTTAAAGGAAAAGGTTTTCCAATCTATAAAAAAGAAGGAGAATTTGGAGATTTGTATATTTCCTATCAAGTTATGATACCTACCGACCTAACCGAAAGAGAAAAAGAGTTATTCATGGAATTATCGAAGCTTAGAAAAATATGA
- a CDS encoding patatin-like phospholipase family protein, whose protein sequence is MEKKQAIEFAKNYLRGEDISNSIHFEDLYSKLIQYEQFGYATEILLEKIADNEAAGIEIKLSDYQDLAENIYKDTTLSSYFKFEKAINVLKSFCDLEHTRNCKTISLAGEVYRHKWRFDHQFHNLLQSRAYYKKGYQIWKSKSHKSIHSETDCINAAVNYAHLNELIVIENLERLSETTEITSETIKRFETAQDIRKEIIHAYVNDGGTGKPLFRAEIESKEKLYPALAEAFFGLRKYKEALYYIALYTADKKENWQIKTFSKQIYNLAYFQKIEKNQLATSINPFHKNEIIEEEQNRCLMALNLRSEEKNSAAFSRQKQQRKVGLGLSGGGFRAALFHIGVLAALADKGKLKDIEVISCVSGGSVIGAFYYLKIKQLYENKADKDIIHEDYIKLVKEIEKEFLDAVQKNIRMRLLTSFSKNIEMLKEGPYSRSNRLGELYEKYFYKPLIAKNLQLKSTDSIYMSDLLITPFNNEKFNYNNDNWKRTNKVPQLILNATSVNTGHNWQFTASWMGEPPTYISDDFDVKPRLRRMYYDNAPDEYKKFSLGYAVAASSCIPVLFEPLVLKGLYKNIDLELIDGGVHDNQGITSILEQECNEIIISDGSAQMHNNTKNTANAVSLFFRMDTILQERLREIQLIDLKARKYTSIVDKLIIAHLKNGLSQLPISWINCTDVNRSLLYDKEIEDENSLLKYGLMTKIQKGLSEVRTDLDSFNDIEAYALMYSGYQQIMHDHSGDTSKKTNWKFLKVAESCTLPAKEKQLVEQLKVSCFVPFKIIRLSKAFNYSILGLGCVFMLYVLYVLIVNWHNATPICQFVVSYNFIGIVILVFLGGFLSKFLARVINIESIIKRKVALFFGLTFGWLLSHLYILFINPLYNRLGKIK, encoded by the coding sequence ATGGAGAAAAAGCAAGCGATAGAATTTGCTAAAAATTATTTGAGAGGTGAAGACATTTCAAATTCTATTCATTTTGAGGATTTGTATTCAAAACTGATACAGTATGAGCAATTCGGCTATGCTACAGAGATATTATTAGAGAAAATTGCTGATAATGAAGCAGCTGGTATTGAAATAAAACTATCTGATTATCAGGATTTAGCTGAGAATATATACAAAGACACAACACTATCTTCCTATTTTAAATTTGAAAAAGCGATAAATGTTCTAAAATCATTTTGTGATTTAGAACATACTAGAAACTGTAAAACAATAAGTTTGGCAGGAGAAGTTTATAGACACAAATGGAGATTTGATCATCAGTTTCATAATTTATTGCAATCAAGGGCTTATTATAAAAAAGGATATCAGATCTGGAAAAGCAAATCACATAAATCCATACATTCGGAAACCGATTGTATTAATGCTGCGGTGAATTATGCACATCTCAATGAATTAATCGTAATAGAGAATTTAGAGCGGCTCTCAGAAACCACAGAAATCACGAGTGAGACTATAAAGCGATTCGAAACAGCCCAAGATATTAGAAAAGAAATTATTCATGCCTATGTAAATGATGGCGGCACAGGTAAACCTTTATTTAGAGCAGAAATTGAATCTAAAGAAAAATTATATCCTGCACTAGCCGAAGCTTTTTTTGGTCTTAGGAAATACAAAGAAGCGCTTTATTACATCGCACTTTATACAGCAGACAAAAAAGAAAATTGGCAAATTAAAACGTTTAGCAAGCAAATTTATAATTTGGCATATTTTCAAAAAATTGAAAAAAATCAGCTTGCAACAAGCATTAACCCATTTCATAAAAATGAGATTATAGAAGAAGAGCAAAACCGTTGCTTAATGGCTTTAAATCTTCGATCTGAAGAAAAAAATAGTGCGGCATTTAGCAGACAAAAACAACAACGAAAAGTAGGATTGGGGCTGTCAGGTGGCGGTTTTCGAGCCGCGTTATTTCATATAGGTGTTTTGGCTGCATTGGCAGATAAAGGGAAACTAAAAGATATTGAGGTGATTTCTTGTGTTTCAGGAGGATCTGTGATTGGAGCATTTTATTATCTGAAAATAAAGCAATTGTACGAAAATAAAGCTGATAAAGATATTATTCATGAGGATTATATAAAGCTGGTAAAAGAAATTGAAAAAGAATTTCTAGATGCGGTACAAAAGAACATCCGGATGCGTTTATTGACCAGTTTTTCTAAAAATATTGAAATGTTGAAAGAAGGTCCCTATTCTCGTTCTAATAGATTGGGTGAACTGTACGAAAAATATTTTTATAAGCCATTGATTGCTAAAAATTTGCAATTAAAAAGTACGGATTCGATATACATGAGTGATTTGCTAATTACTCCTTTTAACAATGAAAAATTTAATTACAATAATGATAATTGGAAACGAACCAATAAAGTACCACAGCTAATTCTAAACGCAACATCTGTAAATACAGGACATAACTGGCAATTTACTGCCTCCTGGATGGGGGAGCCTCCTACGTATATTTCGGATGATTTTGATGTAAAACCCCGTTTAAGAAGGATGTATTATGATAATGCACCAGATGAATATAAAAAATTTAGTTTAGGCTATGCCGTTGCAGCTTCGTCTTGTATTCCGGTCTTATTTGAACCCTTGGTACTAAAAGGATTGTATAAAAATATTGATTTAGAATTAATAGATGGCGGTGTGCATGATAATCAAGGAATTACATCAATTTTAGAGCAGGAGTGTAATGAGATTATTATAAGTGATGGAAGTGCCCAAATGCATAACAATACTAAAAATACTGCCAATGCTGTGTCTTTGTTTTTTAGAATGGATACTATTTTGCAAGAACGTTTGCGAGAGATTCAATTGATAGATTTAAAAGCCCGCAAATACACTTCAATTGTCGATAAACTGATTATTGCCCATTTGAAGAACGGATTATCTCAACTTCCTATTAGTTGGATAAATTGCACTGATGTCAACAGAAGTCTTTTATACGATAAAGAAATTGAGGATGAAAATTCGCTTTTGAAATATGGCTTAATGACGAAAATTCAAAAAGGGCTTAGTGAAGTAAGAACCGATCTTGACTCGTTCAATGACATAGAAGCCTATGCTTTAATGTATAGTGGTTATCAACAAATAATGCACGATCATAGCGGAGATACCTCAAAAAAAACAAATTGGAAATTCTTAAAAGTTGCTGAGAGTTGTACGCTTCCCGCAAAAGAAAAGCAACTCGTTGAGCAATTGAAAGTAAGTTGTTTTGTTCCTTTTAAAATAATTAGATTGTCAAAAGCATTCAATTATTCCATATTAGGACTTGGTTGTGTGTTCATGTTGTACGTTTTGTATGTTTTGATTGTGAACTGGCATAATGCGACTCCAATATGTCAATTTGTGGTTTCTTATAATTTCATAGGAATAGTGATTTTAGTTTTCTTAGGTGGATTTTTATCTAAATTTTTGGCTAGAGTTATTAATATAGAAAGTATTATAAAGAGAAAAGTAGCTTTGTTTTTCGGATTAACCTTTGGTTGGTTGTTATCCCATTTGTATATCTTATTTATAAATCCTTTGTATAATAGATTGGGAAAAATAAAATGA
- a CDS encoding chaperone modulator CbpM yields MNTENLILLETVCSYYKVELYFFTQLSEMGLIEIEIIEQSPYIHKDQIKDIERIVRMHHELELNPEGIDVVFNLLQKIDHLQKDLITTKNRLRLYES; encoded by the coding sequence ATGAATACTGAAAACCTGATCCTTTTAGAAACTGTTTGCTCATATTATAAAGTCGAGCTTTATTTCTTTACCCAACTCAGTGAAATGGGTTTGATTGAAATTGAAATCATTGAGCAATCACCATACATTCACAAAGACCAGATAAAAGATATAGAGCGAATAGTACGAATGCATCATGAATTAGAATTAAATCCAGAAGGAATTGATGTGGTTTTTAATCTTCTGCAAAAAATTGACCACTTGCAAAAAGATCTAATAACAACTAAAAATAGATTAAGATTGTATGAAAGCTAA
- a CDS encoding MlaE family ABC transporter permease has product MNSVFRIIELFKAFLLEIGELSYFSGRFFKEVFKPPLEFKEFLRQCYNMGNRSLLLVGVTGFIIGLVFTLQSRPTLQQFGAVSWIPAMVSVSIIREIGPIITALICAGRIGSGIGAELGSMRVTEQIDAMEVSGTNPFKYLVVTRILATTLMLPVLVFFGDAVALLGSLMVENLKGDVSFLLYFTQVFNHLEFFDVIPSTIKTFFFGFAIGLVGCFKGYNCMKGTAGVGLAANSAVVFSSMLLFIIDFIAVFIANIFYGV; this is encoded by the coding sequence ATGAATAGTGTTTTTAGAATTATAGAATTATTCAAAGCTTTTCTTCTGGAAATAGGCGAGCTATCTTATTTTTCAGGTCGTTTTTTCAAAGAAGTTTTCAAACCTCCCTTAGAATTCAAAGAATTTCTTAGACAATGCTATAATATGGGTAACCGTTCATTATTGCTTGTTGGTGTAACCGGATTTATTATAGGGTTGGTTTTTACGTTACAATCCAGACCTACATTGCAACAATTTGGTGCAGTTTCCTGGATTCCGGCAATGGTAAGTGTTTCAATAATCAGGGAAATTGGCCCTATAATTACCGCCTTAATTTGTGCAGGACGCATTGGTTCCGGAATAGGAGCAGAATTGGGATCTATGCGTGTAACCGAACAAATAGATGCTATGGAAGTTTCCGGAACAAATCCTTTCAAATATTTGGTAGTAACCAGAATACTAGCCACTACTTTGATGCTTCCAGTTTTGGTTTTTTTTGGTGATGCGGTAGCGTTATTGGGATCTTTGATGGTAGAGAATTTAAAAGGGGATGTGTCGTTCTTATTATATTTTACCCAAGTCTTTAATCATTTAGAATTTTTTGATGTGATTCCGTCAACCATTAAAACATTCTTTTTTGGTTTTGCTATAGGATTGGTAGGGTGCTTCAAAGGCTATAATTGTATGAAAGGAACAGCTGGAGTAGGGCTGGCAGCAAATTCAGCGGTAGTTTTTTCTTCGATGTTGCTTTTTATAATTGACTTTATAGCGGTTTTTATTGCTAATATTTTTTACGGTGTTTAA